The Salmonella enterica subsp. houtenae serovar Houten genome has a segment encoding these proteins:
- the yeiH gene encoding Putative membrane protein YeiH, protein MTELTLQNHRRTVWHFIPGLALSAVITGVALWGGAIPAVAGAGFSALTLAILLGMVIGNTVYPQIWKQCDGGVLFAKQHLLRLGIILYGFRLTFSQIADVGISGIVIDVLTLSSTFMLACFLGQKVFGLDRHTSWLIGAGSSICGAAAVLATEPVVKAEASKVTVAVATVVIFGTIAIFLYPAMYPLLAHWFSPETYGIYIGSTMHEVAQVVAAGHAVSPDAENAAVIAKMLRVMMLAPFLIILAARVKQLSPATGAEKSKITIPWFAIFFIVVAIFNSFHLLPKAVVDMLVTLDTVLLAMAMAALGLTTHVSALKKAGAKPLLMALALFAWLIIGGGAINVLIHSLIA, encoded by the coding sequence ATGACAGAACTCACCTTGCAGAATCATCGTCGTACAGTGTGGCATTTTATACCGGGGCTCGCTCTGAGCGCCGTCATTACAGGAGTCGCCCTGTGGGGCGGCGCTATCCCTGCCGTTGCAGGCGCCGGGTTCAGCGCCCTGACCCTGGCTATCCTGCTGGGTATGGTTATCGGGAATACCGTCTATCCACAAATATGGAAACAATGCGACGGCGGCGTGCTGTTTGCAAAACAACATTTGCTGCGTTTAGGGATTATCCTTTACGGCTTCCGCCTTACCTTTTCACAAATCGCCGACGTGGGCATTAGCGGTATTGTGATTGACGTATTAACGCTTTCCAGCACGTTCATGCTGGCCTGCTTCTTAGGCCAAAAAGTCTTTGGTCTGGACAGGCACACCAGTTGGCTGATTGGCGCCGGCAGCAGTATCTGCGGCGCGGCGGCGGTACTGGCGACAGAACCGGTGGTAAAAGCGGAGGCCAGTAAGGTGACTGTAGCCGTAGCGACTGTCGTTATCTTCGGCACAATCGCCATTTTCCTTTACCCGGCGATGTATCCGCTGCTGGCGCACTGGTTCAGCCCGGAAACTTACGGCATCTATATCGGCTCAACCATGCATGAAGTCGCGCAAGTAGTCGCAGCGGGTCACGCCGTTAGCCCGGATGCGGAAAATGCAGCGGTTATCGCTAAAATGCTGCGTGTTATGATGCTGGCGCCGTTCCTGATCATTCTGGCGGCGCGCGTTAAACAACTTTCACCGGCGACCGGCGCGGAAAAAAGCAAAATTACCATTCCGTGGTTTGCTATTTTCTTCATCGTAGTGGCGATCTTCAACTCTTTCCACCTGCTGCCGAAAGCCGTGGTGGATATGCTGGTGACGCTGGACACGGTACTGCTGGCGATGGCAATGGCGGCGTTGGGTCTGACCACTCACGTTAGCGCATTGAAAAAAGCGGGGGCGAAACCGCTGCTGATGGCGCTGGCATTATTCGCCTGGCTGATTATTGGCGGCGGAGCCATTAACGTCCTGATCCATAGTCTTATCGCATAA
- the yeiE gene encoding transcriptional regulator: MHITLRQLEVFAEVLKSGSTTQASVMLSLSQSAVSAALTDLEGQLGVQLFDRVGKRLVVNEHGRLLYPRALALLEQAVEIEQLFREDNGAIRVYASSTIGNYILPAMIARYRQHYPALPLELSVGNSQDVINAVLDFRVDIGLIEGPCHSTEIISEPWLEDELVVFAAPSSPLTQGPVTLEQLAASPWILRERGSGTREIVDYLLLSHLPRFHMAMELGNSEAIKHAVRHGLGISCLSRRVIAEQLQAGTLSEVAVPLPRLVRTLWRVHHRQKHLSNALQRFLSYCE; this comes from the coding sequence ATGCATATTACGCTACGACAACTTGAAGTATTTGCTGAAGTACTGAAAAGCGGTTCAACAACCCAGGCGTCGGTCATGCTGTCATTATCGCAGTCCGCCGTTAGCGCCGCGCTCACCGATCTGGAAGGTCAGCTCGGCGTACAGTTGTTTGACCGGGTGGGTAAACGGTTGGTGGTCAACGAACATGGGCGCTTGTTATATCCGCGCGCGCTGGCATTGCTGGAGCAAGCGGTAGAAATTGAGCAGCTATTTCGTGAAGATAACGGCGCGATACGGGTTTATGCCAGTAGCACCATCGGCAATTACATTTTACCCGCCATGATTGCCCGCTATCGCCAGCATTATCCGGCCTTGCCGCTGGAACTCAGCGTGGGAAACAGCCAGGACGTGATTAACGCGGTGCTGGATTTTCGGGTTGATATCGGCCTGATTGAAGGACCGTGTCACAGTACAGAGATTATCTCTGAGCCGTGGCTGGAAGATGAATTGGTGGTTTTTGCCGCGCCGTCCTCGCCGCTGACGCAGGGGCCGGTGACGCTGGAACAGCTTGCGGCATCCCCATGGATTTTACGCGAGCGCGGTTCCGGTACGCGGGAAATTGTCGATTATTTGCTGTTGTCGCATTTGCCGCGTTTTCATATGGCGATGGAGTTGGGGAATTCAGAAGCAATCAAACATGCGGTGCGTCATGGACTGGGGATAAGCTGTTTATCGCGCCGGGTGATTGCTGAACAACTCCAGGCGGGAACCCTGAGCGAAGTTGCGGTGCCGTTACCGCGCCTGGTGCGCACGTTGTGGCGTGTTCATCATCGGCAGAAACATCTTTCTAACGCGTTGCAGCGTTTTTTGAGTTACTGTGAATAA
- the lysP_2 gene encoding lysine-specific permease yields the protein MGSKTKTTEAPALRRELKARHLTMIAIGGSIGTGLFVASGATISQAGPGGALFSYILIGLMVYFLMTSLGELAAYMPVSGSFATYGQNYVEEGFGFALGWNYWYNWAVTIAVDLVAAQLVMGWWFPDTPGWIWSALFLCVIFLLNYISVRGFGEAEYWFSLIKVATVIIFIIVGVAMIIGIFKGVEPVGWSNWTTGDAPFAGGFAAMIGVAMIVGFSFQGTELIGIAAGESENPEKNIPRAVRQVFWRILLFYVFAILIISLIIPYTDPNLLRNDVKDISVSPFTLVFQHAGLLSAAAIMNAVILTAVLSAGNSGMYASTRMLYTLACDGKAPRIFAKLSRGGVPRNALYATTVIAGLCFLTSMFGNQTVYLWLLNTSGMTGFIAWLGIAISHYRFRRGYVMQGYDVNDLPYRSGFFPLGPIFAFVLCLIITLGQNYEAFLKDTIDWGGVAATYIGIPLFLIIWFGYKLIKGTHFVRYSEMHFPERVKK from the coding sequence ATGGGTTCCAAAACTAAAACCACAGAAGCGCCCGCGCTACGTCGCGAATTAAAGGCGCGTCACCTGACGATGATTGCCATTGGCGGCTCCATCGGGACAGGTCTTTTCGTTGCATCTGGTGCGACAATTTCTCAGGCGGGGCCAGGCGGCGCGCTGTTTTCTTATATTCTGATTGGTTTGATGGTCTACTTCCTGATGACCAGTCTTGGCGAGCTGGCGGCCTATATGCCAGTATCTGGCTCGTTTGCGACATATGGTCAGAACTATGTGGAAGAAGGCTTTGGTTTCGCGCTGGGCTGGAACTACTGGTACAACTGGGCGGTGACTATCGCTGTTGACCTGGTTGCCGCACAACTGGTGATGGGCTGGTGGTTCCCGGACACGCCGGGCTGGATCTGGAGCGCGCTATTCCTCTGCGTCATTTTCTTGCTGAACTACATTTCCGTGCGCGGTTTTGGCGAAGCGGAGTATTGGTTCTCGTTAATTAAGGTCGCGACCGTTATTATCTTCATCATCGTGGGCGTAGCGATGATTATCGGCATCTTTAAAGGTGTCGAGCCGGTCGGCTGGAGCAACTGGACGACGGGCGATGCGCCTTTCGCTGGCGGTTTTGCGGCAATGATTGGCGTTGCGATGATCGTGGGCTTCTCTTTCCAGGGAACCGAGCTGATTGGTATTGCCGCCGGGGAATCTGAAAACCCGGAGAAGAATATTCCGCGCGCGGTGCGTCAGGTATTCTGGCGTATTCTGCTGTTTTATGTTTTCGCGATTTTGATTATCAGCCTGATCATTCCTTATACCGATCCAAACCTGCTGCGTAACGACGTCAAAGACATTAGCGTCAGTCCGTTTACCTTAGTGTTCCAGCATGCGGGCTTGTTGTCTGCGGCGGCGATAATGAACGCGGTTATCCTGACGGCGGTACTGTCTGCGGGCAACTCCGGGATGTATGCCTCTACCCGTATGCTCTACACCCTGGCCTGTGACGGTAAGGCTCCGCGTATTTTTGCTAAATTGTCCCGCGGCGGCGTGCCGCGCAATGCGCTTTATGCCACCACCGTGATTGCTGGTCTTTGCTTTTTGACCTCAATGTTCGGCAACCAGACGGTCTATCTGTGGCTGTTGAACACCTCCGGTATGACGGGTTTCATCGCCTGGCTGGGGATCGCCATTAGCCATTATCGCTTCCGTCGCGGTTACGTGATGCAAGGGTATGATGTGAATGATTTGCCGTACCGTTCCGGGTTCTTCCCACTGGGGCCGATTTTCGCCTTTGTACTGTGCCTGATTATTACGTTAGGGCAGAACTATGAAGCGTTCCTGAAAGATACCATCGACTGGGGCGGCGTCGCGGCGACCTATATCGGTATTCCGTTGTTCCTGATTATCTGGTTCGGCTACAAGCTGATAAAAGGTACGCATTTCGTGCGCTATAGCGAAATGCACTTCCCGGAACGCGTTAAAAAGTAA
- the cirA gene encoding colicin I receptor — translation MFRFNPFVRVGLCMSAVTLAWPVAAATDDGETMVVTASAIEQNLKDAPASISVITQQDLQRRPVQNLKDVLKEVPGVQLTNEGDNRKGVSIRGLDSSYTLILIDGKRVNSRNAVFRHNDFDLNWIPVDAIERIEVVRGPMSSLYGSDALGGVVNIITKKIGQKWHGSVTVDSTIQEHRDRGDTYNGQFFTSGPLIDGVLGLKAYGSLAKRGKDEQQSSATTATGETPRIEGFTSRDGNVEFAWTPNENHDVTAGYGFDRQDRDSDSLDKNRLERQNYALSHNGRWDLGNSELKFYGEKVENKNPGNSSPITSESNSIDGKYVLPLAPVNQFLTFGGEWRHDKLSDAVNLTGGSSTKTSASQYALFLEDEWRIFEPLALTTGIRMDDHETYGDHWSPRAYLVYNATDTLTVKGGWATAFKAPSLLQLSPDWATNSCRGGCRIVGSPDLKPETSESWELGLYYRGEEGILDGVEASVTTFRNDVDDRISISRTADVNAAPGYSNFVGFETNSRGQRVPVFRYYNVNKARIQGVETELKVPFNEAWKLSLNYTYNDGRDVSNGGNKPLSDLPFHTANGTLDWKPTQLEDWSFYVSGNYTGRKRADSATAKTPGGYVVWDTGAAWQATKNVKLRAGVLNVGDKDLKRDDYGYTEDGRRYFMAVDYRF, via the coding sequence ATGTTTAGGTTTAACCCTTTCGTTCGGGTAGGGCTTTGTATGTCCGCAGTTACGTTGGCCTGGCCGGTTGCCGCGGCAACGGATGATGGTGAAACCATGGTCGTTACCGCGTCCGCCATCGAACAAAATCTGAAAGATGCGCCAGCAAGTATCAGCGTCATTACCCAGCAAGATTTACAGCGCAGGCCCGTGCAAAACCTGAAAGATGTCCTGAAAGAGGTGCCGGGCGTACAGCTCACTAACGAAGGGGATAACCGTAAAGGCGTGAGTATTCGTGGTCTGGACAGCAGTTATACGCTGATCCTGATCGACGGTAAGCGCGTCAACTCCCGTAACGCGGTCTTCCGCCATAATGATTTTGATCTGAACTGGATACCGGTTGACGCTATTGAGCGCATTGAGGTGGTGCGTGGCCCCATGTCCTCGCTGTATGGCTCCGATGCGCTGGGCGGCGTGGTCAACATTATCACCAAAAAAATTGGTCAGAAATGGCACGGCAGCGTCACGGTTGATTCCACTATTCAGGAACATCGCGACCGTGGCGATACCTATAACGGTCAGTTCTTTACCAGCGGTCCGCTGATCGACGGCGTGTTGGGACTGAAAGCCTACGGTAGCCTGGCGAAACGCGGAAAAGACGAGCAGCAGAGCTCCGCCACCACCGCTACGGGGGAAACGCCGCGCATTGAAGGATTTACCAGCCGGGATGGAAACGTCGAGTTTGCCTGGACGCCGAACGAAAATCATGACGTTACCGCAGGCTACGGTTTTGATCGCCAGGATCGGGACTCCGACTCGCTGGATAAGAACCGTCTGGAACGGCAAAATTACGCGTTGAGCCATAACGGCCGTTGGGACCTCGGCAATAGCGAGCTCAAGTTCTACGGCGAAAAAGTGGAAAACAAAAACCCCGGCAACAGTAGCCCTATCACGTCAGAAAGCAATTCGATTGACGGGAAATACGTTCTGCCGTTAGCGCCTGTCAACCAGTTCCTCACCTTCGGCGGCGAATGGCGCCACGATAAACTGAGCGATGCGGTGAACCTGACTGGCGGTTCCAGTACCAAAACCTCTGCCAGCCAGTATGCTCTGTTCCTTGAAGATGAGTGGCGCATCTTCGAACCGCTGGCGCTGACCACCGGTATCCGTATGGATGACCATGAAACCTATGGCGATCACTGGAGCCCGCGTGCTTATCTGGTCTATAACGCAACGGATACCCTGACGGTGAAAGGCGGATGGGCCACGGCCTTTAAAGCGCCGTCGCTATTGCAATTAAGTCCGGACTGGGCGACCAACTCCTGCCGTGGCGGATGCCGCATTGTCGGTAGTCCGGATCTGAAACCTGAAACCAGTGAAAGCTGGGAGCTCGGCCTCTATTACCGTGGCGAAGAAGGCATACTGGATGGCGTGGAAGCGAGCGTTACCACGTTCCGTAACGATGTGGACGATCGCATCAGCATTAGCCGTACCGCTGACGTTAATGCCGCGCCCGGCTATTCCAACTTTGTCGGTTTCGAAACCAACAGTCGGGGACAGCGCGTTCCGGTCTTCCGTTATTACAACGTGAATAAAGCGCGTATTCAGGGTGTGGAAACCGAGTTGAAAGTTCCGTTTAACGAGGCGTGGAAACTGTCGTTGAATTACACCTATAACGACGGACGCGACGTCAGTAATGGCGGGAACAAACCGCTTTCCGATCTGCCGTTCCACACCGCGAACGGTACGCTGGACTGGAAACCGACGCAGCTTGAAGACTGGTCATTCTACGTATCAGGGAATTATACCGGGCGTAAGCGGGCCGACAGCGCAACGGCGAAAACGCCGGGCGGGTATGTGGTCTGGGATACCGGCGCGGCATGGCAGGCGACGAAAAATGTTAAACTGCGTGCGGGCGTTCTGAACGTGGGCGATAAAGATCTCAAACGCGACGACTACGGTTATACCGAAGACGGACGTCGTTACTTTATGGCGGTGGATTACCGTTTCTGA
- a CDS encoding putative regulatory protein — MPGICGASERRHQHNEFRGLFSYVGAAMAGVPVIMVKNSWAWSGVYMYALIAILLTTLSLALLSRLHRL; from the coding sequence ATGCCCGGTATTTGCGGGGCGAGCGAGAGGCGTCACCAACATAATGAATTTCGGGGGTTGTTCAGCTATGTCGGCGCGGCAATGGCCGGTGTGCCGGTAATTATGGTGAAAAATAGCTGGGCGTGGTCGGGCGTTTATATGTATGCGTTGATCGCCATCCTGCTAACGACTCTGTCACTGGCGCTGCTCTCCAGGCTGCATCGTTTATGA
- the yeiG gene encoding esterase, which produces MEMLEEHRCFGGWQQRWRHHAATLNCAMTFSIFLPPTQDNEPPPVLYWLSGLTCNDENFTNKAGAQRIAAELGMVLVMPDTSPRGEQVADDSGYDLGHGAGFYLNAAQPPWASHYRMYDYLRDELPALIQTQFNVSDRCAISGHSMGGHGALIMALKNPGKYTSVSAFAPIVNPSRVPWGIKAFTAYLGEDESAWAQWDSCELMLTSQPQDAIPVLIDQGDSDQFLADQLQPAVLAEAARQTAWPMTLRIQPGYDHSYYFIASFIEDHLRFHARYLRGEREASPT; this is translated from the coding sequence ATGGAAATGCTCGAAGAGCACCGATGTTTTGGCGGCTGGCAGCAGCGCTGGCGTCATCATGCCGCCACGCTAAACTGCGCCATGACATTCAGCATTTTTCTTCCGCCGACTCAGGATAATGAACCGCCTCCGGTACTGTACTGGTTGTCCGGGTTAACCTGCAATGATGAGAATTTTACCAACAAAGCAGGCGCGCAGCGTATCGCAGCAGAGCTGGGCATGGTATTGGTGATGCCGGATACCAGTCCGCGCGGCGAACAGGTCGCCGACGATAGCGGATACGATTTAGGCCACGGCGCCGGGTTTTATCTCAATGCCGCACAGCCGCCCTGGGCCAGCCATTATCGCATGTACGATTACCTGCGCGATGAGCTTCCGGCGCTTATCCAGACACAGTTTAACGTCAGCGACCGTTGCGCCATCAGCGGGCACTCGATGGGCGGCCACGGCGCGTTGATCATGGCGCTGAAAAATCCGGGCAAATACACCAGCGTCTCTGCATTTGCGCCCATCGTCAACCCCAGCCGCGTGCCGTGGGGAATCAAAGCGTTTACCGCCTATCTTGGTGAAGATGAGTCAGCCTGGGCTCAGTGGGATAGCTGCGAATTAATGCTGACCAGCCAGCCGCAGGACGCGATTCCTGTGCTTATCGATCAGGGCGACAGCGATCAATTCCTCGCCGACCAGCTTCAGCCTGCCGTACTGGCGGAAGCCGCGCGGCAAACCGCCTGGCCGATGACGCTACGAATTCAGCCCGGCTACGATCATAGCTACTATTTTATTGCGTCCTTTATCGAAGACCATCTGCGCTTTCATGCCCGGTATTTGCGGGGCGAGCGAGAGGCGTCACCAACATAA
- the folE gene encoding GTP cyclohydrolase I, whose product MPSLSKEAALVHDALVARGLETPLRPPMDELDNETRKRLIAGHMTEIMQLLNLDLSDDSLMETPHRIAKMYVDEIFAGLDYANFPKITLIENKMKVDEMVTVRDITLTSTCEHHFVTIDGKATVAYIPKDSVIGLSKINRIVQFFAQRPQVQERLTQQILTALQTLLGTNNVAVSIDAVHYCVKARGIRDATSATTTTSLGGLFKSSQNTRQEFLRAVRHHH is encoded by the coding sequence ATGCCATCACTCAGTAAAGAAGCGGCCCTGGTTCATGACGCGCTGGTTGCCCGGGGGCTGGAAACGCCGCTGCGCCCGCCTATGGATGAACTGGATAATGAAACGCGAAAACGCCTTATCGCAGGGCATATGACTGAGATTATGCAGTTGCTGAATCTCGATTTGAGCGATGACAGTCTGATGGAAACGCCGCATCGTATCGCTAAGATGTACGTTGACGAGATTTTCGCCGGCCTCGACTATGCCAATTTCCCGAAAATTACCCTCATTGAAAATAAAATGAAGGTGGATGAAATGGTCACCGTCCGCGATATCACGCTGACCAGTACCTGTGAACATCACTTCGTGACCATTGATGGCAAAGCGACCGTCGCGTATATCCCCAAAGATTCCGTGATCGGCCTGTCGAAAATTAACCGCATCGTGCAATTTTTCGCCCAGCGTCCGCAGGTTCAGGAACGTTTGACCCAGCAAATTCTGACGGCGCTGCAAACCTTGCTCGGCACCAATAATGTAGCGGTATCGATTGATGCGGTGCATTACTGCGTGAAAGCGCGCGGTATTCGTGACGCGACCAGCGCCACGACGACGACTTCACTGGGCGGATTGTTTAAGTCCAGCCAGAATACGCGCCAGGAGTTTCTGCGCGCCGTTCGCCATCATCACTGA
- a CDS encoding membrane protein, translating into MERNVTLDFVRGVAILGILLLNISAFGLPKAAYLNPAWYGAIAPEDAWSWAILDIVAQAKFLTLFALLFGAGLQMLLPRGKQWIQSRLTLLVLLGFIHALFFWDGDILLAYGLVGLICWRLVRDAPSVKSLFNTGVLLYLVGIGVLLLLGVVSSSETSRAWTPDAFAILYEKYWKLNGGMEAISNRAEMLSNSLLALGAQYGWQLAGMMLLGAALMRSGWLKGQYSLRHYRRTGVLLVALGLMINLPAVILQWRLDWAYRWCAFLLQAPRELSAPLQTLGYAALIFGFWPQLSRCRLTLAIACVGRMALTNYLLQTIICTTLFYQFGLFMEFNRLELLFFVVPVWAINLLFSVIWLRFWRQGPVEWLWRQLTLRASGSSR; encoded by the coding sequence ATGGAGCGTAATGTCACGCTGGATTTTGTACGTGGCGTCGCCATCCTCGGTATCCTGCTTCTTAACATTAGCGCCTTTGGATTGCCGAAGGCGGCTTATCTCAATCCCGCATGGTACGGCGCGATCGCTCCCGAAGACGCCTGGTCCTGGGCGATTCTCGATATTGTGGCGCAGGCTAAGTTTCTTACGCTGTTCGCGTTGTTGTTTGGCGCGGGGCTACAAATGCTGCTTCCGCGTGGTAAACAGTGGATTCAGTCGCGCTTAACGCTATTGGTACTGTTAGGTTTTATCCATGCGTTATTCTTTTGGGACGGCGACATCCTGCTGGCCTATGGTCTGGTCGGGTTAATTTGCTGGCGGCTGGTACGCGACGCGCCTTCGGTAAAAAGTCTGTTCAATACCGGCGTACTCCTTTATCTGGTCGGGATTGGCGTGCTACTGCTGCTGGGCGTGGTATCGAGTAGCGAAACCAGCCGCGCCTGGACGCCGGATGCTTTCGCAATATTGTATGAAAAATACTGGAAGCTGAACGGGGGCATGGAGGCTATCAGCAACCGGGCGGAGATGCTGTCGAATAGTTTACTGGCGCTCGGCGCGCAGTACGGCTGGCAACTGGCGGGTATGATGCTGCTGGGCGCCGCGCTAATGCGTAGTGGCTGGCTGAAAGGTCAGTACAGTCTGCGCCACTATCGCCGTACCGGGGTTCTGCTGGTGGCGTTAGGGCTAATGATCAACCTGCCTGCGGTCATTTTACAATGGCGGCTGGACTGGGCGTACCGCTGGTGCGCCTTCTTATTGCAGGCGCCGCGCGAACTGAGCGCGCCGTTGCAAACGCTGGGCTATGCCGCGCTGATATTTGGCTTCTGGCCGCAGCTTAGCCGATGCAGGCTGACGCTTGCCATTGCCTGCGTAGGGCGAATGGCGCTGACCAATTATCTGCTGCAGACGATCATCTGTACCACGTTGTTTTATCAGTTTGGCCTATTTATGGAATTCAATCGGCTGGAACTCTTGTTCTTTGTCGTTCCGGTATGGGCTATAAACCTTCTCTTTTCCGTCATCTGGCTACGTTTCTGGCGACAGGGGCCGGTCGAGTGGTTATGGCGTCAACTCACGTTGCGCGCGTCAGGATCATCCAGATAA
- the galS_1 gene encoding DNA-binding transcriptional regulator GalS: protein MITIRDVARQAGVSVATVSRALNNSALVSPNTRDAVMQAVTLLGYRPNANAQALATQVSDTIGVVVMDVSDAFFGALVKAVDLVAQQHQKYVLIGNSYHEAEKERHAIEVLIRQRCNALIVHSKALTDRELGDFMDQVPGMVLINRIVPGYAHRCVCLDNVSGARMATRMLLNNGHQRIGYLASSHRIEDDEMRREGWLNALQEQGVSASESWIGTGTPDMQGGESAMVELLGRNLQLTAVFAYNDSMAAGALTALKDNGIAIPLHLSIIGFDDIPIARYTDPQLTTVRYPIASMAKIATELALQGAAGTLDTTATHCFMPTLVRRHSVAWRQNAVLITN, encoded by the coding sequence ATGATCACCATTCGTGATGTAGCGCGCCAGGCTGGCGTGTCTGTAGCGACCGTTTCCCGCGCACTGAATAACAGCGCGTTGGTCAGTCCCAACACCCGTGACGCCGTCATGCAGGCCGTCACGCTGTTGGGATATCGGCCAAATGCGAATGCGCAAGCGCTGGCCACGCAGGTGAGCGACACCATCGGCGTCGTGGTCATGGATGTTTCCGATGCCTTTTTCGGCGCGCTGGTAAAAGCCGTAGATCTGGTCGCGCAGCAGCACCAGAAATATGTTCTCATTGGCAACAGTTATCATGAGGCGGAAAAAGAGCGTCATGCAATTGAAGTCTTGATTCGCCAGCGTTGTAATGCATTGATTGTTCACTCAAAAGCTTTAACCGATCGCGAGCTGGGCGACTTTATGGATCAGGTCCCCGGCATGGTGCTGATTAACCGTATCGTGCCGGGTTATGCGCATCGTTGTGTCTGTCTCGACAATGTGAGCGGCGCCAGAATGGCGACCCGAATGTTGCTGAATAATGGACATCAGCGCATCGGCTACCTGGCCTCCAGCCACCGTATTGAAGATGACGAGATGCGCAGAGAAGGGTGGTTAAACGCGCTGCAAGAACAGGGGGTTTCTGCGTCGGAGAGCTGGATCGGCACCGGCACGCCGGATATGCAGGGCGGCGAGTCGGCAATGGTTGAGTTGCTGGGACGCAATCTGCAACTGACGGCGGTATTTGCTTATAACGATAGCATGGCCGCGGGCGCGCTGACGGCGTTAAAAGATAACGGCATCGCCATTCCCTTGCATCTGTCTATCATCGGTTTCGATGATATCCCTATTGCTCGTTATACCGATCCTCAGTTGACTACCGTGCGCTATCCTATTGCTTCTATGGCGAAAATTGCGACCGAACTGGCGTTACAGGGTGCCGCAGGCACGCTGGATACCACGGCGACGCACTGCTTCATGCCGACACTGGTGCGGCGCCATTCGGTGGCGTGGCGACAGAATGCGGTACTGATCACTAACTGA
- the mglB gene encoding Galactose/methyl galactoside ABC transport, whose product MNKKVLTLSAVMASLLFGAHAHAADTRIGVTIYKYDDNFMSVVRKAIEKDGKSAPDVQLLMNDSQNDQSKQNDQIDVLLAKGVKALAINLVDPAAAGTVIEKARGQNVPVVFFNKEPSRKALDSYDKAYYVGTDSKESGVIQGDLIAKHWQANQGWDLNKDGKIQYVLLKGEPGHPDAEARTTYVVKELNDKGIQTEQLALDTAMWDTAQAKDKMDAWLSGPNANKIEVVIANNDAMAMGAVEALKAHNKSSIPVFGVDALPEALALVKSGAMAGTVLNDANNQAKATFDLAKNLAEGKAAADGTNWKIENKIVRVPYVGVDKDNLSEFTQK is encoded by the coding sequence ATGAATAAGAAGGTACTGACCCTTTCTGCCGTGATGGCAAGTCTGTTATTCGGCGCGCACGCGCACGCGGCTGATACTCGTATTGGCGTGACGATTTATAAATATGACGATAACTTTATGTCCGTGGTGCGTAAGGCTATTGAAAAAGATGGCAAATCCGCGCCGGATGTTCAGCTACTAATGAATGACTCGCAAAACGATCAGTCCAAACAGAATGATCAAATTGACGTTTTGTTGGCGAAAGGGGTTAAAGCGCTGGCGATTAACCTGGTCGACCCGGCGGCCGCCGGTACGGTGATTGAGAAAGCGCGCGGGCAAAATGTGCCGGTGGTGTTCTTTAACAAAGAACCTTCCCGCAAAGCGCTGGACAGCTATGACAAGGCGTATTATGTCGGGACTGACTCTAAAGAATCCGGTGTGATTCAGGGCGACTTGATTGCCAAACACTGGCAGGCGAATCAGGGTTGGGATCTGAATAAAGACGGTAAAATTCAGTATGTTCTGCTGAAAGGCGAGCCGGGGCATCCGGATGCGGAAGCCCGTACGACGTATGTGGTGAAAGAGTTAAATGATAAAGGTATTCAGACCGAGCAACTGGCGTTAGACACCGCCATGTGGGATACCGCGCAGGCAAAAGATAAGATGGATGCCTGGCTGTCTGGCCCGAACGCTAACAAGATTGAAGTGGTTATCGCGAATAACGATGCGATGGCGATGGGCGCGGTAGAGGCGCTGAAAGCGCATAATAAATCGTCGATTCCGGTCTTTGGCGTCGATGCGTTACCGGAAGCGCTGGCGCTGGTGAAATCGGGCGCGATGGCCGGTACGGTACTGAATGACGCCAACAATCAGGCGAAAGCGACATTCGATCTGGCGAAAAACCTCGCCGAAGGCAAGGCTGCGGCTGACGGCACCAACTGGAAGATTGAGAACAAAATCGTGCGCGTGCCTTATGTCGGCGTGGACAAAGACAATCTGAGCGAATTTACCCAAAAATAA